A region of Arabidopsis thaliana chromosome 5, partial sequence DNA encodes the following proteins:
- a CDS encoding polyketide cyclase/dehydrase/lipid transport superfamily protein (FUNCTIONS IN: molecular_function unknown; INVOLVED IN: biological_process unknown; LOCATED IN: mitochondrion; EXPRESSED IN: 22 plant structures; EXPRESSED DURING: 12 growth stages; BEST Arabidopsis thaliana protein match is: Polyketide cyclase/dehydrase and lipid transport superfamily protein (TAIR:AT3G11720.3).), with amino-acid sequence MQKKREICGYRDKLDKTLSSPELTNHETLKSLLRNQLEECDENILDKRTDDVSKLLSKLRSVSMTDHQVSKLTNDGDWKLKHDLEDCRVMYREGLDGSPFHTLLVEGYMDGPIHECLCVSWESTLYKKWWPQYAFPPFRILKSTCLQKVGVGEQICLARFVHIENKDEVPWPLTEREMILHYFSFEYFKDGLVVILLNTISDLNSIGVSSTDIIIPESPDAVRMDLVGGFVLQKVTPQRSYFRTIGDMDIKLDLMPPSLMNFISRQLIGNGFRLYKKSVASVAKFDEDYSRALTDPLYTKIRRALYSTDEAVEEEPKLETNEVNGVTLPKHEHENNGDASVNKPVHCRRTVPEIEEEEESEESVYSEDGNEIAKTHVDMRRRFCVSPEVEQALGTLDRVIFMVRNITPVPETEELSPNRADDQAKQVSVLENIESVPQTQESSSDFSEEEKREEDTGQNQGMLNKGKNSSLQRKRKARCFAFRSWL; translated from the exons ATGCAGAAGAAACGAGAGATCTGTGGTTATAGAGACAAATTAGACAAGACCTTATCTTCTCCTGAACTCACTAATCACGAGACTCTCAAATCTCTTCTCAGAAACCAGCTtgaag AGTGTGATGAGAATATATTGGATAAAAGAACAGATGATGTATCCAAGTTACTTAGCAAGCTTAGGAGTGTTTCCATGACTGATCATCAAGTTTCTAAATTAACCAACGATGGTGATTGGaaa TTGAAACATGATCTTGAAGATTGCCGTGTTATGTACCGTGAAGGACTCGATGGAAGTCCTTTTCACACATTGCTCGTTGAAGGTTACATGGATGGTCCTATCCACGAAT GTTTATGCGTATCGTGGGAATCAACTCTCTACAAGAAATG GTGGCCACAATATGCGTTTCCTCCATTCAGGATCTTAAAAAGCACATGCTTGCAAAAGGTCGGGGTCGGTGAACAAATTTGTTTAGCAAGGTTTGTCCATATTGAAAACAAGGATGAA GTACCATGGCCATTGACGGAAAGAGAGATGATTCTGCActatttctcttttgaataCTTTAAAGATGGCTTAGTCGTCATCCTTCTGAACACG ATCTCTGATTTAAATAGCATTGGAGTTTCCTCTACGGACATCATCATACCTGAATCACCGGATGCAGTGAGGATGGATCTCGTAGGCggatttgttttacaaaaggTTACTCCACAGAGGAGTTACTTCAG AACGATAGGGGATATGGATATAAAGCTGGACTTGATGCCACCATCTCTTATGAATTTTATATCTAGGCAGCTGATCGGCAACGGTTTCAGACTATATAAAAAG TCAGTTGCTTCCGTAGCTAAATTTGATGAAGATTACAGTAGAGCTTTAACTGATCCTTTGTATACTAAGATACGTCGAGCTCTATATTCAACTGATGAAGCAGTCGAGGAAGAACCAAAGTTGGAAACCAATGAAGTAAATGGCGTTACTTTGCCAAAGCACGAACACGAGAATAATGGAGATGCTAGTGTAAATAAACCTGTCCATTGCAGAAGAACTGTTCCCgagattgaggaagaagaagaatctgaggAAAGTGTTTATTCAGAGGATGGAAATGAAATTGCCAAGACTCATGTGGATATGAGAAGACGGTTTTGCGTCAGTCCAGAGGTAGAACAAGCTTTAGGGACTCTAGATAGAGTAATATTCATGGTTAGAAATATAACGCCAGTCCCAGAAACTGAGGAATTGTCGCCAAATAGAGCAGATGATCAGGCAAAACAAGTGAGTGTATTAGAGAACATTGAAAGTGTTCCTCAAACACAAGAGTCATCAAGCGATTtcagtgaagaagagaagagagaagaggataCGGGACAAAATCAGGGCATGTTAAACAAAGGTAAGAACTCGAGCTTGCAGAGAAAACGTAAAGCTCGCTGCTTTGCTTTCAGGTCTTGGCTTTGA
- a CDS encoding polyketide cyclase/dehydrase/lipid transport superfamily protein (BEST Arabidopsis thaliana protein match is: Polyketide cyclase/dehydrase and lipid transport superfamily protein (TAIR:AT3G11720.3); Has 155 Blast hits to 153 proteins in 39 species: Archae - 0; Bacteria - 4; Metazoa - 5; Fungi - 6; Plants - 101; Viruses - 0; Other Eukaryotes - 39 (source: NCBI BLink).) — protein sequence MQKKREICGYRDKLDKTLSSPELTNHETLKSLLRNQLEECDENILDKRTDDVSKLLSKLRSVSMTDHQVSKLTNDGDWKLKHDLEDCRVMYREGLDGSPFHTLLVEGYMDGPIHECLCVSWESTLYKKWWPQYAFPPFRILKSTCLQKVGVGEQICLARMKVPWPLTEREMILHYFSFEYFKDGLVVILLNTISDLNSIGVSSTDIIIPESPDAVRMDLVGGFVLQKVTPQRSYFRTIGDMDIKLDLMPPSLMNFISRQLIGNGFRLYKKVRQSGFMILFVLMSGRYLSDNMFPYLNVTVSCFRS from the exons ATGCAGAAGAAACGAGAGATCTGTGGTTATAGAGACAAATTAGACAAGACCTTATCTTCTCCTGAACTCACTAATCACGAGACTCTCAAATCTCTTCTCAGAAACCAGCTtgaag AGTGTGATGAGAATATATTGGATAAAAGAACAGATGATGTATCCAAGTTACTTAGCAAGCTTAGGAGTGTTTCCATGACTGATCATCAAGTTTCTAAATTAACCAACGATGGTGATTGGaaa TTGAAACATGATCTTGAAGATTGCCGTGTTATGTACCGTGAAGGACTCGATGGAAGTCCTTTTCACACATTGCTCGTTGAAGGTTACATGGATGGTCCTATCCACGAAT GTTTATGCGTATCGTGGGAATCAACTCTCTACAAGAAATG GTGGCCACAATATGCGTTTCCTCCATTCAGGATCTTAAAAAGCACATGCTTGCAAAAGGTCGGGGTCGGTGAACAAATTTGTTTAGCAAG GATGAAGGTACCATGGCCATTGACGGAAAGAGAGATGATTCTGCActatttctcttttgaataCTTTAAAGATGGCTTAGTCGTCATCCTTCTGAACACG ATCTCTGATTTAAATAGCATTGGAGTTTCCTCTACGGACATCATCATACCTGAATCACCGGATGCAGTGAGGATGGATCTCGTAGGCggatttgttttacaaaaggTTACTCCACAGAGGAGTTACTTCAG AACGATAGGGGATATGGATATAAAGCTGGACTTGATGCCACCATCTCTTATGAATTTTATATCTAGGCAGCTGATCGGCAACGGTTTCAGACTATATAAAAAGGTCAGACAATctggttttatgattttgtttgttttaatgtCAGGTAGGTACTTGAGTGATAATATGTTTCCGTATTTGAATGTAACAGTCAGTTGCTTCCGTAGCTAA
- a CDS encoding polyketide cyclase/dehydrase/lipid transport superfamily protein (BEST Arabidopsis thaliana protein match is: Polyketide cyclase/dehydrase and lipid transport superfamily protein (TAIR:AT3G11720.3); Has 157 Blast hits to 155 proteins in 41 species: Archae - 0; Bacteria - 6; Metazoa - 5; Fungi - 6; Plants - 99; Viruses - 0; Other Eukaryotes - 41 (source: NCBI BLink).) yields MQKKREICGYRDKLDKTLSSPELTNHETLKSLLRNQLEECDENILDKRTDDVSKLLSKLRSVSMTDHQVSKLTNDGDWKLKHDLEDCRVMYREGLDGSPFHTLLVEGYMDGPIHECLCVSWESTLYKKWWPQYAFPPFRILKSTCLQKVGVGEQICLARMKVPWPLTEREMILHYFSFEYFKDGLVVILLNTISDLNSIGVSSTDIIIPESPDAVRMDLVGGFVLQKVTPQRSYFRTIGDMDIKLDLMPPSLMNFISRQLIGNGFRLYKKSVASVAKFDEDYSRALTDPLYTKIRRALYSTDEAVEEEPKLETNEVNGVTLPKHEHENNGDASVNKPVHCRRTVPEIEEEEESEESVYSEDGNEIAKTHVDMRRRFCVSPEVEQALGTLDRVIFMVRNITPVPETEELSPNRADDQAKQVSVLENIESVPQTQESSSDFSEEEKREEDTGQNQGMLNKGKNSSLQRKRKARCFAFRSWL; encoded by the exons ATGCAGAAGAAACGAGAGATCTGTGGTTATAGAGACAAATTAGACAAGACCTTATCTTCTCCTGAACTCACTAATCACGAGACTCTCAAATCTCTTCTCAGAAACCAGCTtgaag AGTGTGATGAGAATATATTGGATAAAAGAACAGATGATGTATCCAAGTTACTTAGCAAGCTTAGGAGTGTTTCCATGACTGATCATCAAGTTTCTAAATTAACCAACGATGGTGATTGGaaa TTGAAACATGATCTTGAAGATTGCCGTGTTATGTACCGTGAAGGACTCGATGGAAGTCCTTTTCACACATTGCTCGTTGAAGGTTACATGGATGGTCCTATCCACGAAT GTTTATGCGTATCGTGGGAATCAACTCTCTACAAGAAATG GTGGCCACAATATGCGTTTCCTCCATTCAGGATCTTAAAAAGCACATGCTTGCAAAAGGTCGGGGTCGGTGAACAAATTTGTTTAGCAAG GATGAAGGTACCATGGCCATTGACGGAAAGAGAGATGATTCTGCActatttctcttttgaataCTTTAAAGATGGCTTAGTCGTCATCCTTCTGAACACG ATCTCTGATTTAAATAGCATTGGAGTTTCCTCTACGGACATCATCATACCTGAATCACCGGATGCAGTGAGGATGGATCTCGTAGGCggatttgttttacaaaaggTTACTCCACAGAGGAGTTACTTCAG AACGATAGGGGATATGGATATAAAGCTGGACTTGATGCCACCATCTCTTATGAATTTTATATCTAGGCAGCTGATCGGCAACGGTTTCAGACTATATAAAAAG TCAGTTGCTTCCGTAGCTAAATTTGATGAAGATTACAGTAGAGCTTTAACTGATCCTTTGTATACTAAGATACGTCGAGCTCTATATTCAACTGATGAAGCAGTCGAGGAAGAACCAAAGTTGGAAACCAATGAAGTAAATGGCGTTACTTTGCCAAAGCACGAACACGAGAATAATGGAGATGCTAGTGTAAATAAACCTGTCCATTGCAGAAGAACTGTTCCCgagattgaggaagaagaagaatctgaggAAAGTGTTTATTCAGAGGATGGAAATGAAATTGCCAAGACTCATGTGGATATGAGAAGACGGTTTTGCGTCAGTCCAGAGGTAGAACAAGCTTTAGGGACTCTAGATAGAGTAATATTCATGGTTAGAAATATAACGCCAGTCCCAGAAACTGAGGAATTGTCGCCAAATAGAGCAGATGATCAGGCAAAACAAGTGAGTGTATTAGAGAACATTGAAAGTGTTCCTCAAACACAAGAGTCATCAAGCGATTtcagtgaagaagagaagagagaagaggataCGGGACAAAATCAGGGCATGTTAAACAAAGGTAAGAACTCGAGCTTGCAGAGAAAACGTAAAGCTCGCTGCTTTGCTTTCAGGTCTTGGCTTTGA
- a CDS encoding polyketide cyclase/dehydrase/lipid transport superfamily protein, which yields MFVLQLKHDLEDCRVMYREGLDGSPFHTLLVEGYMDGPIHECLCVSWESTLYKKWWPQYAFPPFRILKSTCLQKVGVGEQICLARMKVPWPLTEREMILHYFSFEYFKDGLVVILLNTISDLNSIGVSSTDIIIPESPDAVRMDLVGGFVLQKVTPQRSYFRTIGDMDIKLDLMPPSLMNFISRQLIGNGFRLYKKSVASVAKFDEDYSRALTDPLYTKIRRALYSTDEAVEEEPKLETNEVNGVTLPKHEHENNGDASVNKPVHCRRTVPEIEEEEESEESVYSEDGNEIAKTHVDMRRRFCVSPEVEQALGTLDRVIFMVRNITPVPETEELSPNRADDQAKQVSVLENIESVPQTQESSSDFSEEEKREEDTGQNQGMLNKGKNSSLQRKRKARCFAFRSWL from the exons TGTTTGTTTTACAGTTGAAACATGATCTTGAAGATTGCCGTGTTATGTACCGTGAAGGACTCGATGGAAGTCCTTTTCACACATTGCTCGTTGAAGGTTACATGGATGGTCCTATCCACGAAT GTTTATGCGTATCGTGGGAATCAACTCTCTACAAGAAATG GTGGCCACAATATGCGTTTCCTCCATTCAGGATCTTAAAAAGCACATGCTTGCAAAAGGTCGGGGTCGGTGAACAAATTTGTTTAGCAAG GATGAAGGTACCATGGCCATTGACGGAAAGAGAGATGATTCTGCActatttctcttttgaataCTTTAAAGATGGCTTAGTCGTCATCCTTCTGAACACG ATCTCTGATTTAAATAGCATTGGAGTTTCCTCTACGGACATCATCATACCTGAATCACCGGATGCAGTGAGGATGGATCTCGTAGGCggatttgttttacaaaaggTTACTCCACAGAGGAGTTACTTCAG AACGATAGGGGATATGGATATAAAGCTGGACTTGATGCCACCATCTCTTATGAATTTTATATCTAGGCAGCTGATCGGCAACGGTTTCAGACTATATAAAAAG TCAGTTGCTTCCGTAGCTAAATTTGATGAAGATTACAGTAGAGCTTTAACTGATCCTTTGTATACTAAGATACGTCGAGCTCTATATTCAACTGATGAAGCAGTCGAGGAAGAACCAAAGTTGGAAACCAATGAAGTAAATGGCGTTACTTTGCCAAAGCACGAACACGAGAATAATGGAGATGCTAGTGTAAATAAACCTGTCCATTGCAGAAGAACTGTTCCCgagattgaggaagaagaagaatctgaggAAAGTGTTTATTCAGAGGATGGAAATGAAATTGCCAAGACTCATGTGGATATGAGAAGACGGTTTTGCGTCAGTCCAGAGGTAGAACAAGCTTTAGGGACTCTAGATAGAGTAATATTCATGGTTAGAAATATAACGCCAGTCCCAGAAACTGAGGAATTGTCGCCAAATAGAGCAGATGATCAGGCAAAACAAGTGAGTGTATTAGAGAACATTGAAAGTGTTCCTCAAACACAAGAGTCATCAAGCGATTtcagtgaagaagagaagagagaagaggataCGGGACAAAATCAGGGCATGTTAAACAAAGGTAAGAACTCGAGCTTGCAGAGAAAACGTAAAGCTCGCTGCTTTGCTTTCAGGTCTTGGCTTTGA
- a CDS encoding polyketide cyclase/dehydrase/lipid transport superfamily protein, whose protein sequence is MYREGLDGSPFHTLLVEGYMDGPIHECLCVSWESTLYKKWWPQYAFPPFRILKSTCLQKVGVGEQICLARMKVPWPLTEREMILHYFSFEYFKDGLVVILLNTISDLNSIGVSSTDIIIPESPDAVRMDLVGGFVLQKVTPQRSYFRTIGDMDIKLDLMPPSLMNFISRQLIGNGFRLYKKSVASVAKFDEDYSRALTDPLYTKIRRALYSTDEAVEEEPKLETNEVNGVTLPKHEHENNGDASVNKPVHCRRTVPEIEEEEESEESVYSEDGNEIAKTHVDMRRRFCVSPEVEQALGTLDRVIFMVRNITPVPETEELSPNRADDQAKQVSVLENIESVPQTQESSSDFSEEEKREEDTGQNQGMLNKGKNSSLQRKRKARCFAFRSWL, encoded by the exons ATGTACCGTGAAGGACTCGATGGAAGTCCTTTTCACACATTGCTCGTTGAAGGTTACATGGATGGTCCTATCCACGAAT GTTTATGCGTATCGTGGGAATCAACTCTCTACAAGAAATG GTGGCCACAATATGCGTTTCCTCCATTCAGGATCTTAAAAAGCACATGCTTGCAAAAGGTCGGGGTCGGTGAACAAATTTGTTTAGCAAG GATGAAGGTACCATGGCCATTGACGGAAAGAGAGATGATTCTGCActatttctcttttgaataCTTTAAAGATGGCTTAGTCGTCATCCTTCTGAACACG ATCTCTGATTTAAATAGCATTGGAGTTTCCTCTACGGACATCATCATACCTGAATCACCGGATGCAGTGAGGATGGATCTCGTAGGCggatttgttttacaaaaggTTACTCCACAGAGGAGTTACTTCAG AACGATAGGGGATATGGATATAAAGCTGGACTTGATGCCACCATCTCTTATGAATTTTATATCTAGGCAGCTGATCGGCAACGGTTTCAGACTATATAAAAAG TCAGTTGCTTCCGTAGCTAAATTTGATGAAGATTACAGTAGAGCTTTAACTGATCCTTTGTATACTAAGATACGTCGAGCTCTATATTCAACTGATGAAGCAGTCGAGGAAGAACCAAAGTTGGAAACCAATGAAGTAAATGGCGTTACTTTGCCAAAGCACGAACACGAGAATAATGGAGATGCTAGTGTAAATAAACCTGTCCATTGCAGAAGAACTGTTCCCgagattgaggaagaagaagaatctgaggAAAGTGTTTATTCAGAGGATGGAAATGAAATTGCCAAGACTCATGTGGATATGAGAAGACGGTTTTGCGTCAGTCCAGAGGTAGAACAAGCTTTAGGGACTCTAGATAGAGTAATATTCATGGTTAGAAATATAACGCCAGTCCCAGAAACTGAGGAATTGTCGCCAAATAGAGCAGATGATCAGGCAAAACAAGTGAGTGTATTAGAGAACATTGAAAGTGTTCCTCAAACACAAGAGTCATCAAGCGATTtcagtgaagaagagaagagagaagaggataCGGGACAAAATCAGGGCATGTTAAACAAAGGTAAGAACTCGAGCTTGCAGAGAAAACGTAAAGCTCGCTGCTTTGCTTTCAGGTCTTGGCTTTGA
- a CDS encoding Polynucleotidyl transferase, ribonuclease H-like superfamily protein (Polynucleotidyl transferase, ribonuclease H-like superfamily protein; FUNCTIONS IN: 3'-5' exonuclease activity, nucleic acid binding; INVOLVED IN: nucleobase, nucleoside, nucleotide and nucleic acid metabolic process; LOCATED IN: plasma membrane, vacuole; EXPRESSED IN: cultured cell; CONTAINS InterPro DOMAIN/s: Polynucleotidyl transferase, ribonuclease H fold (InterPro:IPR012337), 3'-5' exonuclease (InterPro:IPR002562); BEST Arabidopsis thaliana protein match is: Polynucleotidyl transferase, ribonuclease H-like superfamily protein (TAIR:AT3G11770.1); Has 1807 Blast hits to 1807 proteins in 277 species: Archae - 0; Bacteria - 0; Metazoa - 736; Fungi - 347; Plants - 385; Viruses - 0; Other Eukaryotes - 339 (source: NCBI BLink).) has product MASFDGPKFKMTDGSYVQTKTIDVGSSTDISPYLSLIREDSILNGNRAVIFDVYWDVGFPETETKTKTSGWSLSSVKLSTRNLCLFLRLPKPFHDNLKDLYRFFASKFVTFVGVQIEEDLDLLRENHGLVIRNAINVGKLAAEARGTLVLEFLGTRELAHRVLWSDLGQLDSIEAKWEKAGPEEQLEAAAIEGWLIVNVWDQLSDE; this is encoded by the coding sequence ATGGCCTCCTTTGATGGGCCAAAGTTCAAGATGACTGATGGCTCCTATGTTCAGACTAAGACCATTGATGTTGGATCATCAACAGATATCTCTCCATACCTTTCACTTATAAGAGAAGATTCTATCTTGAATGGAAACCGAGCGGTGATCTTCGATGTGTACTGGGATGTGGGGTTTCCTgaaactgaaaccaaaaccaaaacgtCAGGGTGGAGTCTGTCATCGGTGAAGCTGAGCACTAGAAACTTATGTCTCTTCCTTCGACTTCCTAAACCTTTTCATGACAATCTCAAGGATCTGTACCGTTTCTTTGCTTCCAAGTTTGTCACTTTTGTTGGAGTGCAGATCGAGGAAGACCTGGACTTGCTTAGAGAAAACCACGGTCTCGTGATAAGAAACGCGATTAACGTTGGGAAATTGGCTGCGGAAGCTCGTGGAACTCTGGTGCTTGAGTTTCTTGGGACAAGAGAATTAGCGCACAGAGTATTGTGGTCTGATTTGGGCCAGCTGGATTCGATTGAGGCCAAATGGGAGAAGGCAGGTCCTGAAGAACAACTTGAGGCTGCAGCCATTGAAGGGTGGCTCATCGTCAATGTTTGGGATCAATTGTCCGATGAGTGA